A window of Oncorhynchus masou masou isolate Uvic2021 chromosome 16, UVic_Omas_1.1, whole genome shotgun sequence genomic DNA:
aaaatgccctgtcttaggtcagataggatcaccactttattttaagaatgtgtaatgtcagaataatagtagagagaattatttatttaagcttttatttctttcatcacattaccaaaaggtcagaagttgacatacactcaattagtatttggtatcattgcctttaaattgtttaacttgggtcaaacatttcgggtagccttccacaagcttcccacaataagttgggtgaattttggcccattcttcctgacagagctggtgaaacttgggtcaggtttgtatgcctccttgctcgcacatacgGTTTCAGTgtgtccactccaataccttgactttgttgtgcttaagccattttgccacaactttggaagtatgcttggggtcattgtccatttggaagacccatttgcgaccaagaattaacttcctgactgatgttttgagatgttgcttcaaaatatccacataattttctttactcatgatgccatctattttgtgaagtgcaccagtccaacctgcagcaaagcacccccacaacatgttgTCACGCcagtgcttcaaggttgggatggtgttcttcggcttgcaagcatccccctttttcctccaaacataaaggtcatcatggccaaacagttacatttttgtttcatcagaccagaggacatttcaacAAAAAGTATGATCATTGGCCCAATGTGCAGCTGCAATCTGTAGTCTGTCTAtcttatggtggttttggagcagtggcttcttccatgctgagaggcctttcaggttatgtcgatataggactcgtttacctgtggatatagatactgttgtacctgtttcctccagcatcttcacagggtcctttgctgttgttctgggattgaacaggcagtgttgaggatcagcggggtggagatgttgttgcctaccctcaccacctgggggcggcccatcaggaagtccagtacccagttgcacagggcggggcggggtcgagacccatggtcttgcatactattgtttgtacagatgaacgtgataccttcagacatttggacatttctcccaaggatgaaccagacttgtggaggtctcaaATTGTCCaaatgtcttggctgatttcttttgattttccaatgatgtcaaacaaagaggcactgagtttgaaggtagaccttgaaataaatccacagggacccttccatttgactcaaatgatgttaattagcctatcagaagcttctaaagccatgacatcatggaatctggaattttcaaagctgtttaaaggcacagtcaacttagtttgaTTTCTGATCCACTggacttgtgatacagtgaattataagtgaaataatctgtctgtaaacaattgttggaaaaatgacttgtgtcatgcacaaagtagatgtcctaaccgacttgcaaaaactatagtttgctaacgagaaatttgtggagtggttgaaaaagaagttttaatgactccaacctaagtgtatgtaaacttcccacttcaactgtaaatgagataattacaaccaggaatacaactttccgaagtggatcctttgttcgaacctccaccctggacatggAATCTTATCCCAGAgaccgacccaaaacaacgcggTCGCCGCAGGAGAGGCAGACGGAGCGGCCTACTGGTCAAACTTAGAAGGCCAGCACACAATCCACCACTTCCGAGCACATTACTGGCCAATGTCCAAACTCTAGAGAACAAGGTGGATGAAATTAGGGCAcaagttgccttccagagagacatcagagattgtaacattctctgtttcacggaaacatgggaTATattgtcagagtcggtacagccacctggtttcttcacgcatcgcgccaacagaaacaaacatctctatggtaagaagaagggcaggggtgtatgccttatgattaacaactcatggtgtaatcataacaacatacaggaactcaagtccttttgttcacctgacctagaattccttacaatcaaatgccgaccgcattatctaccaagagaattatcttcgattaaagtcacagccgtgtatattccccccaaTGCAAagtggaaaccatatatcctaaggctgcatttattgtagctggggattttaacaaagctaatctgagaacaaagcttcctaaattctatcagcatgtaGAATGCGCAACATTATGGTAGCATCTGATGGAATGCTggaccattgctactctaacttccgtgatgcatacaaagcccttccccaccctcccttcggcaaatctgaatatgactccattttgttgctcccagcctatagacaaaaactaaaacaggaaacgcccgtgctcaggtccATCCAACGCTGGTCTAACCAATCGGATttaagattgcttcgatcacgtgggctgggatatgttccggatattctcagacaacaacattgatgtataggctaactcggtgagcgagtttatttgcaagtgcatcggtgatgctgtacccactgtgactattaaaacctcccctaaccagaaaccgtggattgatggcagcattagcGCAAAACTGGACGCGCGAACCACCGCTTTTAAATTATGGCAAGGCaactggaaacatgaccaaatacaaacagtggagATATTCCCTCCGCAAAGCAATTAAACAAGTAAAGCGTCAgtttagagacaaagtagagtcactattcaatggctcaaacacgagatgtatgtggctgggtctacagtcaatcactgattacaaaaagaaaacctgtCCCGTCGTGGACATCAACGTCTCACTctcagacaaattaaacaacttctttgctcgctttgaggacaatacagtgccactgacacggcccactcccaaagcctgtgggctctccttcaccgtggccaatgtgagtaaaacatttaaatgttttaaccttcgcaaggctgccggctaagatggcatccctagccgcttcctcagagcatgcacagaacagctggctggtgtgtttacggacatattaaatcaatccctatcccagtctgctgtgcccacatgcttcaagatggctaccattgtacCTGTTTGCAAGAAACCTAaggtagcactcacttctgtcatcatgtagtgctttgagagactagtcaaggatcatatcacctccaccctacctgataagctagaaccactccaatttgcttactgcaaattgctgttcattgactacagctcagcatttaacaccatagtattCTCCAAACtggtcatcaagcttgagaccctgggtcttgaccccgccctgtgtaactgggtcctggactttctgatggtggtggtgagggtaggaaacaacatctccatcccactgatcctcaacactggggccccacaagggtgcgttctcaacTACCCGCTGTagtctctgttcacccatgactgtgtggccatgcacgcctccaactcaaatatcaagtttgcagacgacattacagtagtaggcttgattaccaagaacgacaagacagcctacagggaagaggtaagggcccttggagtgtggtgtcaggaaaataaactctcactcaacgtctacaaaacaaaggagatgatcgtgcaCTTCAGGatgcagcagagggagcatccccccatccaaatcgacgggacagcagtggagaaggtggaaagttttacgtTCCTTGGCtttcacatcacagacaaactgaaatggtccacccacacagacagagtggtgaagaaggcgcaaaagtgcctcttccacctcaggaggctgaagaaatttggcttgtcacctaaaaccctcataaacttctacagatggacaattgaaagcatcctatCGGGCTGTCGGGCTCCGGCCACAAcattaaggctctccagagggtggtgcagtctgcacaacgcatcaccgggggcaaactacctgccctccaggacacctacaccacccgatgtcacaggcaGGCCAAAAAGAACATAAAGAACAACAACCACCGAaatactgcctgttcaccccgctatcatccagaaggtcgaggtcagtacaggtgcatcaaagctgggaccaagagtctaaaaaacagcttctatctcaaggccagactgttaaacagttcTCACTAACATacagtggctgctgccaacatattgattatttcatagttttgatgtctttactattattctacaatgtagaaaatagcaaaaatagagaaaaaccTTCGGATGAGCAGCAGTGCCCAAACCTTTGACGGGCACTGTATGTAGTAAATAAGTAAAGAACCACAGGTATTAAGTAGAACGTGTGATGTAGTGATAAATAGTAAATTAGTGGGATTGGCGCCATTTGGTAGCAACTATAAACAATTGCATAAGAAGACCTAATATAAATTGATGTACTCGTGACTCGACTTGTGACTCAGACTTGGAGTCACTCTCGAcggactgaaaaacaacttctatctcaaggccatcaggctgttaaacagccaccactaacattgagtggctgctgccaacatactgactcaactccagccactgtaatacatttaataaattgatttaataaaggtatcactagtcactttaaataatggcactttaataatgtctacacatCCTACATTActgatctcatatgtatatactgtattctacaccatctactgcatcttgcctgtgccgcatggccatcgctcatccatatatttatatgtacatattcttaatccttcctttacacttgtgtctacAAGGtcgttgttgtgaaattgttagattacttgattacttgttagatattactgcatggtcagaactagaagcacaagcatttcactacattcgcattaacatctgctaaccatgtgtatgtgaccaataaaatgagaTTTGTTTTGATTGaagtcaccttgtctgagagaGAATTACACGGTTATCAAACCATCATGCCAGAGTAAGCCTACAGGAAtcacagcccttatttgaagtgcATCTCATATCCCCTACGGGagaaatgaatggtggaaaaaggattggaaccatttccgtgtttgaccactaggtttaaTGGGTAGGATGACTTATACTGTGCTACTCTATTGAATGTTAATATTCGCGAAAGGCCAGTCTCTTTGGCAATGACAAGGAGTGGCAAGGAATGGAACGTtagctaaagagactggtacTTAGCCTATGTACTCCCTGCATAGTAGTTGAAAACAAACAAGGTGACCACTTTTCATGAATAATTGTAACGGCTGtcattggtggaagaaggtgaggaccaaggtgcagcttggtaagtgttcatgatttttaatataatcaaaactgaacactaaacaaaaataataaCTAGGAAGAACGAACAAATGAAACAGTCCTGTTTAgtaaaaacacaaaacagaaaacaaacacccacgaaacacaggtggaaaaaggctacctaaatatgattctcaatcaaagacaactaacgacacctgcctctgattgagaaccataccaggccaaactcaaaaaACCAAcctagaaaaacgaacatagacaacccacccaacccacgccctgaccatactaaaacaaaagacaaaacaaaggaactaaggtcagaatgtgacaataaTGGTGACATCACAGTACAGAATGGATCCACATCCATTGACTCTGTGTTGCCTATAGAGTTTCCTTTACTCAATCTGCTAAATCTTTCTCTACAACAACTTCTGAATCACGAGACAAGCAGTACTTCCTATAAATATGTTTGGGGCTGTTATGGTCCTGAGTGGTTGTCTTGACAGGATTCAGAGTTGTCCCATCAGAACCATCTGAAAAATATTCATTCAAGTGTCTTGACTTTGGTCgattttttagacattttttataACCCAGTCTGAAGAATGAGGGACCAGCGCATCTGACCCAACATTTAGGAAACACTACTTTACAGGAACAGTACTCATTTATGTATCTAGATGGCACATGGAAGATGTACTATTTCTGATTGAATTTTTCCTGAGGCGTTGAAGGTGACATCACCACCATCTTCAGTGCCCTTTAATATCTAGTTCAGGAGGGGAAAAACATCCTCTTTTAAATAACTCTTCATCatcagacacatacagtagagagCAGGGTGCTTGTTCACTCATCACTGATATCAGGAGTTTACTTTAACGTCATTCAAGTTTAGCACTGGCGTGGGATGTTACATAGACAAGCAGGGATTCATATGGGAACAGAGAAGTGTGAAATGCACACTATGCTTTGTGTTGACCAAGGTAATACATCTGACTTTGGCCCCATGCTGTACCACTCATACAATCTATAATACAACTGAGAAGGGAAATAGTGTTAAATACAATACCAGCAGAAGATGGGGAGGTGGGTGACAAGGCTGGTCTTGTAGTAGAGGCTGTACTTCCTGGATAGTAGTTGAAAACAGAGTGACCACTTTTCATTGGTGAATACTGGTGACATCACAGTACAGAATGGATCCACAACTCACTCTGTGTTGCCTGTAGAGTTCTCTACTCAATCTGTTACATCTTTCTCTACTCCAATGTCTAGAGCACAAGACAAGCAGTACTTCCTATTAATACGTTTGGGCCTGTTTTTACATGACCAGTCTTATACTGTTGTGGGGTACTGCTAGTTGTCTTGACGGGAATTAAAGAAgttacaaataaaacatttactatATCTGCACACATCATACAGATGGGAGTATTTTACCTGGGACGGTAGAGATGACATCACTATCAGTGGTCTTTTCAGCCATATCTAATTCAGTAGGAGATGAACATCCTCTTTTAGTTTATTAAATaacccatcatcatcatcatcaccatcatcatcatcagacacaGCAGTAGTATTCAGATCAAATTCATCATCAATCACTAATATCACAAATACCAGGAGAAAGGATCAGGTTTGATATTAAATTTAATATCATCACAGATCTTGTGAACTTATTCATTTTATAAGAGCATAACAAGAACACATAcctgagaacgtggaggtgaagTCAATGGAGATCTTCACGTCTCCCTTTTCAGTCAGCGTGCACGTCCACTTCCTGTTGTTGTCCTTCTTCTGGAGTgtcacagtcagagtgatgtcacAGGAAGAATCCTGTGTGTCCTGGGCATTAGTACCTGTTTTAGGGACCCAGCTGAGACTAAATCTTGACTGGTACGTTCCAAGTTGCttacaggagagcagagaacagtGTAATGTCATATTTACATTAGGCTTCAGATCTGTCACTGCTGTGGTAGAGGTGACTGAGAAAGAGAAAAAGGTATACAGTATTTGTTGGTTGTTTTCACATTACATATGATTATTAATACCACACTTATACACAGTAACATTTCAACTCTGATTTAAACAGTAATACTCACTAGTTAGAACAGACAGATGAACAGGAGCATCACCTCCATGTTGTGGTCCTGTCTCTGTAAGGAACTGTCGACAGGTGTAGAGTCCAACATCCTCAGCTCTGACATCACTAACATGTAGAGAACAGTTAGACCCCACACTcagtctgtctgctctctctgtctggtcagctTTGATCTTCCCCAATGTGACCGCTTCAATAGCACCAGTAGATCCATCTCTGTCATAGATCCATGTAGTAGAGGAGCAGTTTGGATAAACCACATTGTTACACGGCAGACTGACATCATCTCCCACTCTGGAGAACATAGAGAGAATTTCTCCACTGACACCTGGAAGGAGCATGACATCAGATAATTATTAACTGGTAATACAGATGACATTATATTTCATAGGTTTTCTTATTGATATTCTTCAGTGTGAATAATAGTGTAATATACTGTCTATTATACAATAGTGAAGATAAGAGTAAACAGATACACAACAGAAACGTCATCATAATATTAGTCAAATGTAAACTGAACTAGTTTGGCCGTGTGAAATAAATGTGTTCTATGATCTCTAATGACAtattcttactctctctcctctgtcttaccTGTTAGCAGGTACAAAACGGTCACAAGCAATCCCAAAAATGATTGAGGGATGTCAGccatgatcctctctctctctctgctctgtctctgtgtatatctctctctctgtctctctgtctctctctgctctgtttctgtctcttccctctttcaGAGTGTCTCAGCACTATGAGTTTCTCACCATACAGCAGCATCTCTATTCACCACTATAGCATCACTTCCTCGAAGTGGTCATGGTTTTAATCTAGTTTCTGACACCTTGGTGAGAATCCTCCAGCTCACCAGCAGTTGAAggctgtcatgactgtcctgatcaggtcaggttacaggagaccacaaccctactgattatctctcaaccccaacagaggaggagagatctaagggtctgaagatgtggggggtTTTATGGCCCCTCACtcccctggtaaatctcaggccacagacaaattcctttgtcctgttactatggagaaccagcctcagaacattaaacatgaactaaagggactttggaacaatggttttcttcagccacaatggtggtcatgacgatagatggaatgtgaaaatgtatgtcatttttgttctgttattaaaggttaatagatgacgttattacgaaaacgTTGTAATGTGAAGGGTTTTCCTAGTATATGtctgatgtttatacattgtacgttgtatggaaaatatccaaatcaaagagaatgttttggggaagatgaaatgttaagttagtCTAAAATTGTTTTTGAGTAAAATCTGGaccttgcctcattaacttggtacgcccagagaattgccctaaaggaggctacgcccacttctgacccaagggcataaaacctgtgagtatagaatttaGGACTAAGTGACCCCAGCTGCAGCAGGGCCTGAAAAAGTCAACAAACCCAGAACGCAACGCAAGCTTGAGTACAAATAAATATTTTTCTACTCAAGCGACGGATGAGttgctgtgtctaagcgggtgaattcaagtcgaaacatctagcctccatctcccatcgaatcgtggtatctaaagggtttcattcctatgctgtgagctctgagccacagagctgtctgtcctcagaagaccccttccagagaAAAGGGTGAGGGTACAGACTCCTATGCCAAAAAGGACACTGACACCGGGAGGACGAGCAGGGAGGTGCGCAGGAGAAGTGCGTCATCGAACAGCGGAACGGTCCATGCAGAGAATCCTCGGAGATCATCCCCACGTAATTAcgtcattatattctgacccataagagcggcagtttggggaaaggctagggttagaatagcatagctgacaaattcacccaaatttatatttctcttgtgtactttattttttctctctcttttgaaatTCGACGTCCAGAACGAGATTGTTAGAGGCAACTGGTTAATTAGCAGCTGTTGTAAAAAACGATATTCTGAGACTCTGAGTtgatttgggaaatagaaactgaataaaaactagttttcccatggtgccccaggttaatgagttaataattgcttgattgaGTTAATCACGTAATTAGAAACTTGTAgtcattcgatgagcaacagtcgtcacattaactaatacaacgtcacgacaagGCCTTCTACACATGTATGAGAGCCTGTATTAGTGATGCAGGGATTTGGCATTAATGTGGTCATATTCAAGTGGTGGTCGGTGCCGTTTAATTGGATGATTCATTCATATTCCAGTCACCCAGCTCAGAGTAACATTGATAAGTTTATGCTACTACATGATaccagaatgaatacacccctgatcacatgcaAATACAGGTCACTTTCATCGTACCAtaaacaaacagcatgatcactttgcttgttaattccttctcacatctccactctcctcctctcaccttttcccttcgcttgtgggaTCCAGTGTAAAACACATCAGTTGTCTGTGACCAGATGACAAAACacttccaagccaaaccttcatatcgtAACCGCTGACAAtttgtcagttcatgctgcaagagctctgataggttggcgGACGTCTTTCGGAAGTTGTCATAGTTACTGTGGAAGAGGGTGAGTACCATAAGCCTCTTAGGTTTTGTATGTTATGTTTCTACATATGTACCAATATGTACTAAACCTGTCAAGGACTGAAGTGAACATCCAATCACGTTCCTGTAATACCAGGGTATATTCCTCTTACCAGCTTATTGAAGCAGCACATAACTGTGTTTGTAAAGAATCAGTATAAAAAAGGACAGATGAGTGAATTTCAAACATTAGAGAGGTGAATGTAACTGCAACCAATGATGTAGATGTACACAGAATAATGAATAGTAATGTCTATATCTGCAACTGGTCCTTCTTTCAGTGGGTCTTTCAGCTCAGACCACCTCTGTTTTTCTGAgactgagtagagagagagagaaataagtcATAGTGATGGGTTGTCTTTTCATTTTACCACAGAATATTATCTCACCCTAAAAATAACATATCTGGTCATTTCACACCTTCAAAAAAAGTAGAAAACAACACAAAGATACCGCAGAAACAGTGGCCTATATTGTTTCTATGGGGATTGACATAGAGACACTGTTTTAGGGGTTTTACTAGATGGTATTGCTATATCGTATACAGCTATGGATTGAAATTactttttcgtagcaggttaggagaacttacgtagcaggttaggagaattaggatatggttaggaaaagggttagggttagctaaaatgctctcCAAACCTGCTGAGAAAAGACACTTCCGTCAATAGCTGTACTCCTAGTTACAAACTGTTTTTCGCTGTTGAGTTTGATGTATATGTAAATATTTCCATTGTTATAAACGTGAATGTAACTGCAGTTAATGATGTACATAAACAGAATAATAAGTATGTCTATGTCTGCAGCTGGTCCTTCTTTCAGTGGTTATTTCAGCTCAGACCACTTCTGTTTTTCTgagactgagcagagagagaaatagatatgagagaaggagagaggagaggataagagaggagagagtagaggagagtagagaagatgagaggtgagtacaggagagagcagaggagagagaggagagcagagtaacagagagaagagtaaaacagagtagaggagagaggaatgtagaggagagaggaggagagaggagagtagaggagagaggagagcagaggagagaggagagcagagcagaggagagaggagagcagaggagagaggagaggagaatagtggagagaggagagtatagGATAGAGGAGAGTCgagcagagtaaaggagaggggagagtagagagaggagaatagaggagtggagaaaagaggagggtatctgagagagtagaggagagatgagggaggagagcagaggagagaggacagtagaggagagagcagaaaggagaggagagagcagaaaggagaggagagaggagagtagagaggagaggagagaagaggagagcgaaGATTAGAGGAGAGAGTACATGAGAGTGgagattagagtagagtagaggagtgtagaggtgaaagcagagtagaggagagaggagatgagagtggagaggaaagaggataggatgggataggatagcaAAAATGAAGAAAGAGGAGTGTAgagcagaggagtggagaggatagaggagagaggagagcttgGCATATGAGAGGAGAGTACTggagagagtagagcagagtagtggagagtggagagtagaggagagaggcgaggagatgagaggagacgagaatagaggagaggagagggtacagcagagtagaggagagaggggagaggattgaggagaggagaggagagaggataggagaaaggggatgagcgaggagagcagagtaaaagagagaggagagtagatctgagtacagga
This region includes:
- the LOC135557231 gene encoding uncharacterized protein LOC135557231 translates to MADIPQSFLGLLVTVLYLLTGVSGEILSMFSRVGDDVSLPCNNVVYPNCSSTTWIYDRDGSTGAIEAVTLGKIKADQTERADRLSVGSNCSLHVSDVRAEDVGLYTCRQFLTETGPQHGGDAPVHLSVLTITSTTAVTDLKPNVNMTLHCSLLSCKQLGTYQSRFSLSWVPKTGTNAQDTQDSSCDITLTVTLQKKDNNRKWTCTLTEKGDVKISIDFTSTFSDMAEKTTDSDVISTVPGSTASTTRPALSPTSPSSAGSQNLFLVVTVGVALAAAVCVTAVVIIVRRRRDKNQVPTDNSIGLKAVNHSTPPTNEDKSQPADRITYASIDHFNQNPPERVDAQGEDAVMYASVMPYSGRGRETENPADPSSLYSTVK